TGATATTGGCGGCCTTGGCTTCAACCTGAAATGGAACATGGGTTGGATGCACGACATGCTCGATTATTTCGAGCTTGATCCCTGGTTCCGTCAGTTCCATCAGAACAACATCACCTTCTCGATTTGGTACACCTACACAGAGAATTTCATGCTTGCCCTGAGCCACGATGAAGTGGTGCACGGCAAGAGCCATCTTCTGCACAAGATGCCAGGAGACGACTGGCAGAAATACGCGAACACGCGCGCTCTTCTCGCCTACATGTGGACTCACCCAGGTAAGAAAACCATCTTCATGGGAATGGAGTTCGGTCAGCGAGCCGAATGGAATGTGTGGGGCGATTTGGAATGGGATCTGCTGAACCACGAACCGCATCAGGGGCTTCAACTCCTGGTGCGCGATCTCAACACTCTCTATAAGGCGGAGCCTGCTTTGTGGAGAGATGACTTCGATCAATTCGGCTTCCAGTGGATCGATTGCAACGACAATCGCCATTCAGTCATCAGCTTCATGCGCAGGGAAAGCAGCAGCGGAACCTGGCTTGTTGTGGTTGCCAATTTCACACCTCAAAGTCACTCCCACTACCGAGTGGGCGTGCCACTGGCAGGCTTTTACGAGGAAATCTTCAACACTGACGCAGCCAAATACGGCGGCAGCAATCTGGGCAACATGGGAGGCAAACCAACCGATGAATGGGGCATTCATGGGTATGACAACTCTCTCGATCTCTGCCTGCCACCGTTAAGCCTGATGGTGTTCAGACACGACCCGAAACGCAGCATGAGCGCTTTGGACCAATCCAAGAGCGACTGAACCGCGGCCAACGATGTGACGAACCGCCCAGCCTGCCTGGAAACCAGTGCTTTTGCACGGTTTCTTCAGGTAGGTTTCCGACTGATTTGATTTCGGCTTGATGAGCGACTCTCTGCCTCTGTTACTGCGTGCAGCCCGCGGTGAAGCGGTGGAGCGTCCTCCGGTCTGGATGATGCGCCAGGCCGGCCGCTACATGAAGATCTATCGCGACCTAAGGGACAAGTACCCCAGTTTCCGCGAACGCTCTGAGAACCCCGATCTCTCTTATGAGATCTCGATGCAACCCTTCAGGGCCTTCCAGCCAGACGGGGTAATTCTGTTCTCCGACATCCTCACGCCTCTTCCTGGCATGGGGATCGACTTCGACATCATTGAGAGCAAAGGGCCTCAGATCGGTGATCCGATCCGCAACATCGACCAAGTCAATGCTCTACGTCCCCTGATTCCAGGCGAATCGATGCCCTTTGTGGGCGAAGTGCTGGGTCGTCTACGTGAGAGCGTCGGCAATGAGGCTGCTGTGCTTGGTTTCGTTGGGGCTCCTTGGACGCTGGCTGCCTACGTCGTGGAAGGCAAAAGCAGCAAAAACTATGCAGTGATCAAGGCCATGGCCTTCCGTGAGCCCGAAATGCTGCACAAACTGCTTGATCATTTTGCTGAGTCCATTGCCAACTACCTTCGCTACCAGATCGATTCCGGGGCACAGGTAGTGCAAATGTTCGACTCTTGGGCAGGGCAACTCAGCCCAGCCGACTACGACGTCTTCGCGGCCCCTTATCAGAAAAAAGTGGTCGACTTGGTCAAGCAGACCCATCCCGACACCCCGTTCATCCTTTACATCTCCGGCAGCGCCGGTGTGATCGAACGGATGGCCCAGACCGGTGTAGACATCATCTCCCTCGACTGGACCGTGGACATGGCCGAAGCCTGTGCACGACTGCCTGAGCACATCGGAGTGCAAGGCAATGTTGATCCTGGCCTGCTGTTCGGCACCCCAAAGGCCATCGAAACCCGAATCGATGACTGTGTTCGCAAGGCCAAAGGCCGCCGCCACATCCTCAACCTCGGCCATGGAATCCTTCCCGGCACACCTGAAGAAAACGGAGCTGCCTTCTTCACTGCCGGCAAGAGCGTGATGGACCGCATTGGGGCTCTCGCTTGAGTCAGCCCACCACTCCGGCACGCATCCTGATCACCGGCGCCAGTGGCTGCGTCGGTCAATACACCACCTCATGGCTGCTGGAGAACAGCGAGGCCGAGCTATTGCTCTGGTTGCGTGATCCGAGCAAACTCACTGCTGTTTCCGCAGATCATCCGCGCATCCAACTTCTGGTGGGCGACCTGCGCGAGGCCGATCGTTTCGAAGCCGAACTGGCCAGCGTGCATCGCGTGATCCACACAGCCACTGCCTGGGGCGATCCCGAGCGCGCTCAACAGGTGAATGTGATGGCAGTCAAGCGAATGCTGTCTCTTCTCAATCCATCCTTAATCGAGCAAATCACCTACTTCTCGACAGCCAGCATCCTGGATCGGCATCTGCAGCCTTTAACCGAAGCACTGGCCTACGGCACCGAATACATCCAGACCAAGGCCCAGTGCCTCAAAGATCTGGAGGAGCACCCTCTCGCCGAGAAAATCGTTGCTGTCTTTCCCACTCTGGTCTTCGGAGGTCGAGTCGACGCCAGCAGCTCTTTCCCCACGAGCTATCTCACCGAGGGCCTCGCTGAGGCCAGCAAATGGCTCTGGCTAGCTCGATTTCTAAGAGCCGATGCCAGTTTCCACTTCATCCATGCAGCAGACATCGCTGCAATTTGCGGCCATCTCGCCACCCACCCCCATCAACGCAACCCGGAACCCGGCCAGGGTGCTGTCCGCAGAATCGTGATGGGTCAGAAGGCCATCAGCGTGAATGAAGCAGTGGCCATTCTCTGCCGCTGGCGGGGCATTCGACGAACCCCTGGAATCCCGCTGTGGCCCTGGTTGATCGAAACACTGATCAGAGTGCTGCCGATTGAGGTCAATGCCTGGGATCGTTTCTCCATTCGTCAACGCCATTTCATTCACCAACCCGTCACCCAGCCAGAACGCTTCGGCGACATCAGCCATGCAGCAGATCTTGAGTCAGTGCTGCAGGATTCAGGTTTACCGAGGCGGGGCTTGCCATGAAATACCCTTATAATTAGACAACTTCAACAGTCGTCATGCTGAAGAGCCTGAAATCGCTTCTCTACACCACCCTCGCCTTCGTGCTCGCCTGCACGGTTGGTGTTGCATCTGCCAATGCAGCCACCGTTGAGGTGAAACTTGGCGCAGATTCCGGAATGTTGGCTTTCGAGCCCAGTTCCGTCACCATCAAAGCCGGTGACACCGTCAAGTTCGTCAATAACAAGATGGCTCCTCATAACGCCGTCTTTGAAGGTCACGACGAGTACAGCCATGCCGACCTGGCATTCTCCCCAGGCGAATCCTGGGAAGAAACCTTCACTGAGGCAGGTACCTTCGATTTCTATTGCGAGCCACACCGCGGTGCTGGCATGGTTGGTCAAGTGATCGTTGAGTGATTCACTCAGACAACACCTGATTTTTCAGGTTTCAACATATTCAGACCCCAG
Above is a window of Synechococcus sp. BIOS-U3-1 DNA encoding:
- the hemE gene encoding uroporphyrinogen decarboxylase translates to MSDSLPLLLRAARGEAVERPPVWMMRQAGRYMKIYRDLRDKYPSFRERSENPDLSYEISMQPFRAFQPDGVILFSDILTPLPGMGIDFDIIESKGPQIGDPIRNIDQVNALRPLIPGESMPFVGEVLGRLRESVGNEAAVLGFVGAPWTLAAYVVEGKSSKNYAVIKAMAFREPEMLHKLLDHFAESIANYLRYQIDSGAQVVQMFDSWAGQLSPADYDVFAAPYQKKVVDLVKQTHPDTPFILYISGSAGVIERMAQTGVDIISLDWTVDMAEACARLPEHIGVQGNVDPGLLFGTPKAIETRIDDCVRKAKGRRHILNLGHGILPGTPEENGAAFFTAGKSVMDRIGALA
- a CDS encoding NAD-dependent epimerase/dehydratase family protein gives rise to the protein MSQPTTPARILITGASGCVGQYTTSWLLENSEAELLLWLRDPSKLTAVSADHPRIQLLVGDLREADRFEAELASVHRVIHTATAWGDPERAQQVNVMAVKRMLSLLNPSLIEQITYFSTASILDRHLQPLTEALAYGTEYIQTKAQCLKDLEEHPLAEKIVAVFPTLVFGGRVDASSSFPTSYLTEGLAEASKWLWLARFLRADASFHFIHAADIAAICGHLATHPHQRNPEPGQGAVRRIVMGQKAISVNEAVAILCRWRGIRRTPGIPLWPWLIETLIRVLPIEVNAWDRFSIRQRHFIHQPVTQPERFGDISHAADLESVLQDSGLPRRGLP
- the petE gene encoding plastocyanin — encoded protein: MLKSLKSLLYTTLAFVLACTVGVASANAATVEVKLGADSGMLAFEPSSVTIKAGDTVKFVNNKMAPHNAVFEGHDEYSHADLAFSPGESWEETFTEAGTFDFYCEPHRGAGMVGQVIVE